The Enteractinococcus fodinae genome has a segment encoding these proteins:
- a CDS encoding response regulator transcription factor, whose amino-acid sequence MNVVKALHRAREAYERREWLTAYKTLSDLDNAALAATDFIRLADTAELLGHSNDAVQALQRAHLAALGAGEPIIAARATARLAMLLALRGETAVAGGWLATGERLLEEIGDDVVEQGYLLVARMLERVGVGDLETAAKVPPQIIACARRHGDANLLAIGLNQQGRILTVLGQLTEGVRFLDEAMTGIVSGEVDDPLFAGEVYCSMIEACQWIGDWGRAAQWTRALTTWCSQETGLVAFTGQCAVHRAQLMRFNGAFDDAVIELERAVERYEAVGNRAAMALVYTERGDVLRLMGDLEGADEAYAAAVLHGSDAQLGRALVSLSRGNIDRAVSAVRRVLVAVQGDIFRHRIIPACVEVLLAAGRIEEAAALADELAVIAQDYGSTAVGAAASVVAAQVGLARGDAEAALPAAKAALHSWLDLEAAYQVARSRVLIGRALQLMGDDEGAALELRTALAAFESQGALADAHDVTQRLGGVNRPGGLTEREVEVLRLVAAGRSNAQIADDLHLSIKTVARHLSNIFTKLDVSSRTQAAAVARRYGVV is encoded by the coding sequence ATGAATGTGGTCAAAGCGCTGCACCGTGCACGTGAGGCTTACGAGCGTCGCGAATGGCTGACCGCCTATAAGACGCTCTCGGACCTCGACAACGCAGCGCTTGCGGCCACGGACTTCATTCGGTTGGCTGATACCGCTGAGTTGCTGGGCCATTCCAACGACGCTGTCCAGGCCTTACAACGTGCCCACCTTGCTGCACTTGGTGCCGGTGAGCCGATCATTGCGGCACGTGCCACCGCGCGTCTAGCGATGTTACTTGCTCTGCGGGGTGAAACGGCGGTAGCCGGCGGATGGCTTGCTACCGGCGAGCGCCTGCTCGAAGAAATCGGTGATGACGTCGTTGAACAAGGGTACCTGCTGGTTGCGCGCATGCTCGAGCGGGTCGGGGTGGGTGACCTGGAGACAGCCGCGAAAGTACCACCTCAGATCATTGCCTGCGCCCGACGCCACGGTGACGCCAACCTTTTAGCCATCGGGCTGAATCAGCAGGGCCGAATATTAACCGTGCTCGGACAGCTCACAGAAGGCGTCCGATTTCTCGACGAAGCGATGACCGGGATCGTCTCGGGCGAGGTCGATGATCCATTATTCGCCGGCGAAGTCTACTGCTCAATGATCGAGGCGTGCCAATGGATCGGCGATTGGGGTCGCGCTGCTCAATGGACCCGCGCGTTAACCACCTGGTGCAGCCAGGAGACCGGTCTGGTGGCCTTCACCGGCCAATGCGCGGTCCACCGGGCCCAGCTGATGCGCTTCAATGGCGCATTTGATGATGCCGTCATTGAACTGGAACGAGCTGTCGAACGTTATGAAGCGGTAGGTAACCGGGCTGCTATGGCACTGGTATACACCGAACGTGGCGATGTGTTGCGGCTGATGGGCGACCTCGAAGGAGCCGACGAAGCCTACGCTGCTGCCGTACTGCACGGCAGCGATGCCCAGCTTGGGCGGGCACTGGTGAGTCTGAGTCGCGGGAATATTGATCGCGCGGTGTCGGCGGTCCGTCGAGTCCTAGTAGCCGTTCAGGGTGATATTTTTCGACATCGAATCATCCCCGCGTGCGTCGAAGTCTTGCTGGCAGCAGGCCGCATCGAAGAAGCAGCGGCGCTCGCAGATGAGCTGGCTGTCATCGCTCAAGACTATGGCAGTACGGCGGTGGGGGCCGCGGCAAGTGTCGTTGCTGCCCAAGTTGGCCTTGCACGGGGTGACGCTGAAGCAGCACTGCCTGCGGCGAAAGCTGCCTTGCACTCCTGGTTAGACCTTGAGGCCGCTTATCAGGTGGCGCGTTCCCGCGTCCTGATTGGCCGCGCGCTCCAGCTCATGGGTGACGACGAAGGCGCTGCACTTGAGCTGCGCACGGCCCTGGCAGCCTTCGAATCACAGGGAGCGCTTGCAGATGCTCACGATGTAACCCAGCGGCTTGGCGGGGTCAATCGTCCCGGTGGGCTAACTGAGCGTGAGGTCGAAGTCTTGCGGCTCGTTGCCGCTGGGCGAAGTAATGCACAAATAGCTGATGACCTGCATTTATCAATCAAGACGGTCGCTCGGCACTTGTCGAATATCTTCACCAAACTCGACGTAAGCTCCCGAACCCAAGCCGCAGCGGTTGCCCGCCGATATGGCGTGGTATAA
- a CDS encoding NADP-dependent oxidoreductase: MKAIAFSAPGGPEVLEVMDLPDPELGEGQVLIRVQATAVSPVDLGIRARKRSEHPTVVGMDAAGVIEAIDENADTDLKVGDRVMAFILPCRAHGGYAQRVAVSVNSVARMPEGATFAEAATLPMNGLTARLALDTLNLPKGSTLAVTGAAGVMGGYAVQLAKADGLTVIADASEEDDDLVESLGADIVKLRGEGFADAVREKFPNGVDGIIDAAAQTDEVVPAAKDGAKIITIRGAEGERDRGVTLYPISVADYDQQRPKMEQLRQLVEDGDLTLRVADVLPMDQAPEAHRRMEAGGVRGRIVIELGDLVDARS, encoded by the coding sequence ATGAAAGCTATCGCATTTAGTGCCCCGGGTGGCCCAGAAGTTCTTGAAGTAATGGACCTGCCAGACCCAGAACTAGGCGAAGGCCAAGTGCTGATACGTGTCCAAGCTACTGCGGTCAGTCCCGTCGACTTAGGAATCCGCGCTCGGAAACGTTCAGAACACCCGACTGTGGTGGGGATGGACGCTGCCGGAGTCATTGAGGCCATCGATGAAAATGCCGATACAGATCTGAAAGTCGGCGACAGAGTGATGGCTTTTATCTTGCCTTGCAGAGCTCATGGCGGATATGCACAGCGAGTTGCCGTCTCTGTCAATTCCGTTGCCCGTATGCCCGAGGGTGCTACCTTCGCTGAAGCCGCAACATTGCCGATGAACGGTCTCACCGCACGCCTTGCACTAGATACGTTGAACCTCCCGAAAGGCTCGACGCTCGCCGTCACCGGCGCCGCAGGAGTCATGGGTGGCTACGCCGTTCAGTTAGCTAAAGCTGATGGACTGACAGTAATTGCCGATGCGTCCGAAGAAGACGACGACCTTGTCGAATCGCTGGGCGCTGACATCGTTAAACTTCGTGGCGAGGGATTCGCTGACGCAGTCCGTGAAAAATTCCCCAATGGTGTCGACGGAATCATCGATGCCGCCGCGCAGACTGATGAAGTCGTTCCTGCGGCCAAAGATGGCGCGAAGATCATCACCATCCGTGGAGCCGAAGGGGAGCGTGACCGTGGCGTGACCCTGTATCCCATTTCCGTAGCCGATTATGACCAGCAGCGTCCAAAAATGGAGCAGCTACGCCAGCTAGTCGAAGATGGTGATCTGACCCTGCGGGTGGCTGATGTGCTTCCGATGGACCAAGCTCCAGAGGCACACCGCCGTATGGAAGCTGGGGGAGTCCGTGGCAGAATTGTGATCGAACTCGGTGACCTAGTAGACGCGCGTTCTTAA
- a CDS encoding ATP-binding cassette domain-containing protein, whose product MTPHDAAGPTLAVETQNLTQRFGRSVAVDNLSLQIAQGGVHALLGPNGAGKTTVIRVLTTLLRSTSGHATVLGYDVVTQAAQVRQRIALTGQFASLDEDLTGLENLAILARLRGLRGRAAKNRAGVMLDAFGLSEAASRQVRNYSGGMRRRLDIAASLLVRPELLFLDEPTTGLDPRSRNDVWQAIRTLVSAGTTVILTTQYLEEADQLADRVTVLAKGRIAAEGTPSELKKIVGSGILQIRFDQADHARLAMDQLDQRHTNLAELNSEGLTVRVRMTDTSEAAILVSQLQQDGLHITEFSLGQPSLDEVFLALTAPQASKE is encoded by the coding sequence ATGACACCCCACGATGCAGCTGGCCCTACGTTAGCTGTCGAAACGCAAAATCTGACTCAACGGTTTGGTCGTAGCGTCGCCGTTGATAATCTCAGCTTGCAGATCGCCCAAGGTGGGGTCCATGCCTTGCTGGGGCCAAACGGTGCCGGAAAAACTACGGTCATCCGCGTTCTAACCACCCTACTTCGCTCCACGAGCGGACACGCCACAGTGCTTGGTTACGATGTCGTCACCCAAGCTGCCCAGGTTCGGCAACGGATCGCACTGACCGGTCAATTCGCCTCGCTCGATGAAGACCTCACCGGTCTGGAAAACCTGGCAATCTTGGCACGGCTACGGGGTCTGCGCGGACGTGCTGCCAAGAACCGGGCGGGAGTCATGCTTGATGCGTTTGGCCTGTCTGAAGCCGCTAGCCGCCAGGTGAGAAACTACTCCGGCGGTATGCGGCGTCGCCTCGACATTGCCGCCTCGCTCTTGGTCCGCCCCGAACTACTCTTCCTCGATGAACCCACGACCGGCTTAGATCCGCGGAGTCGAAATGATGTTTGGCAGGCCATCCGTACGCTGGTCAGTGCTGGCACGACCGTCATTTTGACCACCCAGTATCTAGAAGAGGCTGACCAACTGGCCGATCGTGTCACCGTCCTGGCCAAGGGTCGCATTGCAGCCGAGGGTACCCCTTCCGAACTCAAAAAGATAGTGGGATCGGGCATCCTCCAGATCCGTTTCGACCAAGCCGACCACGCTCGGCTCGCCATGGACCAGCTCGACCAGCGGCACACGAACCTCGCCGAACTCAACAGCGAAGGGCTGACCGTGCGGGTACGGATGACTGATACCTCCGAGGCCGCCATCCTGGTCTCGCAGCTGCAACAAGACGGTCTGCACATCACTGAATTCTCCTTGGGACAGCCCAGTCTCGATGAAGTATTCCTAGCACTGACCGCTCCGCAAGCTTCCAAGGAGTAA
- a CDS encoding PD-(D/E)XK nuclease family protein produces the protein MTDELITELLPILGRSLDVGFNVFDVMHHGTHEKQLSNVFGWLLDVGGTHNLGDQFLRIFVDETNRTRPGHTPLPFEGLRVQQEVNTASDTGEVDIADLVLENNTARLVIENYFTSDGHGHSYATYLQYSRQGGRRGAVVLLCRDEDRNRLSQGWEDSHILTYRALIARLYAVVCDDVLYQQQNPDAYSFIHQMHRKFVRERSLVEDRDVLKFVTALSHTGEAARYGFLRQEKVAEQFASDIAVQARQRFVEGRELLQRLKALLRAFSEGPLKEQLNATLDLAQVHKVSMTYAGIYQWTINLEMDGLPSAADQPLIQLKFGPTAWFANVQDEYWKYRVEPEYVDYSKVFIARTDTRTLRQSSVRLQEILDGLESSDSRLHDEIIESLAAEPGF, from the coding sequence TTGACTGACGAGTTGATTACCGAGCTACTACCCATACTCGGCAGGTCGCTTGATGTGGGCTTCAACGTATTCGACGTTATGCACCACGGAACCCATGAGAAACAGCTCTCCAATGTCTTCGGGTGGCTGCTAGATGTTGGTGGCACCCACAACCTAGGAGATCAGTTCCTCAGGATCTTCGTGGACGAGACAAACCGCACGAGGCCAGGGCACACTCCTTTGCCGTTCGAGGGCCTCCGAGTGCAACAGGAAGTCAATACGGCATCTGACACGGGAGAAGTCGATATCGCTGATCTGGTGCTTGAGAACAACACTGCGCGGCTCGTTATCGAAAACTATTTCACCTCCGATGGCCACGGTCATAGTTATGCCACCTACCTGCAATACAGCCGTCAGGGCGGGCGTCGAGGAGCAGTCGTCTTGCTGTGTCGCGATGAAGACCGAAATCGGTTGTCACAGGGGTGGGAAGACTCCCATATCTTGACCTATCGAGCTTTGATCGCCCGTCTCTATGCTGTCGTCTGTGACGATGTCCTCTATCAACAGCAGAACCCGGATGCCTATTCTTTCATACATCAAATGCATCGAAAGTTCGTTCGTGAAAGGAGCCTTGTGGAAGATCGTGATGTGTTGAAATTCGTGACCGCGCTGAGCCATACCGGAGAGGCAGCACGATACGGATTCTTACGGCAGGAGAAAGTTGCCGAGCAGTTCGCCAGTGATATTGCTGTGCAGGCCAGGCAACGTTTCGTCGAAGGGCGGGAACTACTGCAACGCCTCAAAGCGTTACTTCGAGCGTTCAGCGAGGGGCCTCTGAAGGAGCAGCTCAATGCCACGCTCGATCTTGCTCAGGTTCACAAAGTGAGTATGACCTATGCCGGGATTTATCAATGGACTATTAACTTGGAGATGGATGGTTTGCCCAGTGCTGCTGACCAGCCCCTGATTCAACTGAAGTTTGGTCCCACCGCATGGTTCGCTAATGTGCAGGACGAGTACTGGAAATACCGAGTTGAACCGGAGTACGTAGATTACTCGAAAGTCTTTATCGCAAGAACAGATACTCGGACGCTTCGACAATCGAGTGTAAGGTTGCAAGAAATTCTTGACGGTCTGGAGTCCTCTGATAGTAGGTTGCACGACGAAATCATAGAATCACTTGCTGCCGAGCCGGGGTTCTGA
- a CDS encoding FAD-dependent oxidoreductase: MKTQHVETIIIGAGQAGLSAAYHLQRRGVECLVLDGIARIGDQWRDRYDSLRLFTPAYADSLDGLPFPGDKEAFPSKDDMADYLELYA, from the coding sequence ATGAAAACACAACACGTCGAAACAATTATCATTGGTGCCGGCCAGGCCGGCCTCTCGGCCGCCTATCATCTGCAGCGTAGGGGAGTGGAGTGCCTCGTCCTCGACGGGATCGCACGCATTGGTGACCAGTGGCGGGATCGCTACGACAGCCTCCGTCTTTTCACCCCGGCGTATGCTGACAGTCTCGATGGTCTACCGTTTCCAGGAGATAAGGAGGCTTTCCCGAGCAAGGATGACATGGCCGATTACCTAGAACTCTATGCATGA
- a CDS encoding flavodoxin family protein, translating into MTHLLVIHHSPTHSVQQLLDAALRGANHPDIEGVQVTSRPALAWARDEEDETLIQQADGYLFVTPANFGYMSGALKHVFDSTFLKIGGSLSADGSASGGETATQRRLYGLIVHGRYDTTGAVRSVEGIVGGLGWRRGGEIVEAMGDVTEEDLEAAEDLGATIAVQLMD; encoded by the coding sequence ATGACACATTTGTTGGTGATTCATCACAGTCCGACTCATAGCGTTCAGCAGTTGCTTGATGCGGCGCTGCGCGGAGCTAACCATCCTGACATCGAAGGGGTTCAGGTCACCTCCAGGCCTGCCTTGGCTTGGGCGCGTGACGAAGAGGACGAAACATTGATTCAACAGGCAGATGGCTACCTATTCGTGACGCCGGCGAACTTCGGGTACATGAGCGGGGCGCTCAAACACGTTTTCGACAGCACGTTCCTCAAGATTGGTGGGTCACTCAGCGCCGATGGGAGCGCAAGCGGCGGCGAGACAGCGACGCAACGACGGCTCTACGGGCTCATTGTGCACGGCCGCTACGATACGACCGGGGCGGTTCGCTCGGTGGAAGGTATTGTCGGTGGGCTGGGATGGCGTCGGGGCGGTGAGATCGTTGAAGCAATGGGTGATGTCACCGAAGAAGACCTTGAGGCAGCTGAAGATCTAGGTGCCACCATCGCTGTGCAACTGATGGACTAA
- a CDS encoding NAD(P)-binding domain-containing protein translates to MTHDLSVRLRSHVRRLAEGSDGGYVVELEREQQRERITCDSVIIETGTFGQEPKVPGFADELADDIFQMHSMHYRHPADLPHGPVLVVGASYSGLDLAFELGADRKTTLVGPARGNIPFEWGSRVMRRAFPLIEFIFQHVLTRRTPMGRKVFNSLRHHGSPQLRVKAHHLEERGIEWLQEHITGVSEDDLPQLVNGRTFDVASIVWATGFKHDYSWIALPLPVEDGWPVEYRGVVEELPGLFFLGLAFQYAFSSGEMSGVGRDAAYLADRIVQHNRAHLLAA, encoded by the coding sequence ATGACTCACGATCTATCCGTCCGGTTGCGCAGCCACGTACGGCGACTAGCCGAGGGCAGCGACGGTGGATATGTCGTTGAGCTGGAACGCGAACAGCAACGAGAACGCATCACGTGTGATTCTGTCATCATCGAGACCGGGACGTTTGGGCAAGAACCCAAGGTTCCAGGCTTTGCCGATGAGCTTGCGGATGACATTTTTCAGATGCATTCGATGCATTATCGTCATCCGGCGGATCTCCCGCACGGCCCGGTCTTGGTCGTTGGTGCCTCGTACAGTGGTCTAGACCTAGCGTTTGAGCTCGGTGCAGACCGGAAGACGACGCTGGTGGGCCCGGCTCGCGGCAACATTCCGTTTGAGTGGGGCTCGAGGGTTATGCGTAGGGCATTCCCGCTGATCGAGTTTATCTTCCAGCACGTTTTAACCAGGCGCACTCCAATGGGGCGGAAGGTCTTCAACAGTCTGCGTCACCACGGTTCCCCACAACTACGGGTTAAAGCCCACCACCTGGAAGAACGTGGGATCGAGTGGCTCCAAGAACATATTACTGGTGTCTCAGAAGACGACCTGCCCCAGCTGGTGAATGGACGGACGTTTGACGTGGCCTCGATCGTCTGGGCCACGGGCTTCAAACACGACTACTCATGGATAGCTCTGCCGCTTCCAGTTGAAGATGGCTGGCCGGTCGAGTATCGAGGTGTTGTAGAAGAACTACCAGGATTATTCTTTCTGGGTCTAGCCTTCCAATATGCCTTCAGCTCAGGTGAGATGAGCGGCGTCGGACGGGATGCGGCATATCTGGCCGACCGGATTGTCCAGCATAACCGAGCACACCTTCTGGCCGCTTGA
- a CDS encoding methyltransferase family protein: MGRKNDQSNAGGALPKGHVPPPVLAAVAFGAQRLVSRRKSSTKTSRLSGALLVVGSGVLMGSAVIQFRRSHTTVNPKTLDTTALVVTGPYKLTRNPMYVGMTGLLVAHALTRRSWLALVPAGLFAVTMNQIQIPAEEAVLQQRFGASFERYRGNVPRWLGKLQNVRY, from the coding sequence ATGGGGAGAAAGAATGACCAATCTAATGCAGGCGGAGCCTTGCCCAAGGGCCACGTTCCTCCGCCAGTGCTGGCAGCTGTCGCATTCGGTGCTCAGCGGCTCGTGAGTCGGCGGAAATCGAGCACAAAAACCTCGCGCCTCTCCGGGGCACTCCTAGTGGTTGGCTCAGGAGTGTTAATGGGGAGCGCGGTGATACAGTTTCGCCGCAGCCACACGACCGTTAATCCGAAGACGCTCGACACCACTGCACTTGTCGTGACGGGCCCGTATAAGCTGACCCGCAATCCGATGTATGTGGGAATGACTGGGCTGCTCGTGGCTCATGCACTGACTCGACGATCATGGCTCGCATTAGTGCCGGCCGGGTTGTTTGCAGTCACTATGAACCAGATACAAATTCCTGCCGAAGAAGCCGTACTGCAACAGCGATTTGGCGCTTCTTTTGAACGGTATCGGGGGAACGTGCCCCGATGGCTGGGGAAACTGCAGAACGTGCGCTATTAG
- a CDS encoding M23 family metallopeptidase: MSGPLELDYPFRGRWQVRNSPANRVPSHGTPRFGLSYAIDFVPVDDAGRSAPFKLGSLFRSEPPEAFVGFGRPVLSPIAGLVIGVHNAEIDHAAYRGFPSVGYAASQRRRATVGRHALLGNHVLIEATRLTGFAVVVLCHLQHGSVEVTLGQHVVSGQPIGRCGNSGNSTEPHLHLHAVDGRDITRARAVPIQFNRSIPRNGTVVDVS; this comes from the coding sequence ATGTCAGGACCGTTGGAGCTCGATTACCCGTTTCGCGGGAGATGGCAGGTTCGCAACAGCCCCGCGAATCGAGTGCCAAGCCATGGCACACCCCGATTTGGTCTCAGCTATGCCATTGATTTTGTGCCCGTTGACGATGCTGGGCGTTCAGCGCCGTTTAAGCTAGGGTCACTGTTCCGATCTGAACCGCCTGAAGCATTCGTCGGTTTCGGACGACCGGTCCTCTCCCCCATTGCAGGTCTTGTCATCGGAGTTCACAATGCTGAGATTGACCATGCCGCGTATCGAGGCTTCCCGTCGGTTGGTTACGCTGCGAGTCAGCGCCGCCGAGCAACCGTTGGTCGGCATGCCCTGCTTGGCAACCACGTTCTGATTGAGGCCACACGCCTGACAGGCTTCGCCGTTGTTGTGTTGTGCCATCTCCAGCATGGCAGTGTGGAAGTCACTCTTGGCCAACATGTTGTTTCGGGCCAGCCAATTGGACGTTGTGGCAACTCTGGGAATAGCACCGAACCGCACCTGCATCTCCATGCGGTCGACGGGCGTGACATCACGCGAGCTCGTGCTGTGCCTATTCAATTCAATCGGTCGATTCCTCGAAATGGGACCGTTGTCGATGTGAGCTAA
- a CDS encoding 2'-5' RNA ligase family protein, with the protein MASPENILLHLPEEEEQQVREVFALLEERGFPAQQQTPHITITFSPSMQADVVERAAELLPPLIPARFHRVGTVVFGRKRKQTVAWLLETSDELEIAAREISAANPDGRGPRWIPHLTVGLRLPREIVPDYMRALDELTSSQLNEFTAVRAALWRPRAQELTVLAEATTPNGTRARPRQT; encoded by the coding sequence ATGGCGTCGCCGGAGAATATTTTGCTGCATCTTCCAGAAGAGGAAGAGCAACAGGTGCGAGAAGTGTTCGCGCTCCTGGAGGAGCGAGGCTTCCCGGCTCAGCAACAAACGCCACACATTACCATCACATTTTCCCCTTCAATGCAGGCCGACGTCGTGGAACGAGCCGCAGAACTACTCCCGCCGTTGATCCCTGCACGATTTCATCGAGTGGGTACCGTTGTTTTTGGCAGGAAACGGAAACAAACGGTGGCCTGGTTACTCGAGACTTCGGATGAGCTGGAGATTGCGGCCCGTGAGATTAGTGCGGCCAACCCCGATGGTCGTGGTCCTCGCTGGATTCCCCATTTGACAGTGGGATTGAGACTGCCACGTGAGATCGTGCCAGATTACATGCGCGCTCTCGACGAGCTGACGTCGTCTCAGCTCAACGAATTTACTGCAGTTCGGGCGGCACTCTGGCGGCCGCGAGCACAGGAACTCACCGTGCTCGCCGAGGCGACTACGCCAAACGGAACTCGAGCGAGACCACGGCAAACCTAG
- a CDS encoding GNAT family N-acetyltransferase, giving the protein MDIYEAPSNVSIRAYRSADAETTLRIFQEAIMVTAAGDYTRDQLNAWARPDQLDVTEWDQSMLRRNSVVASLGGQVGGFSDVSKNGYIDMLYVSPDFARRGVPRALMAFLEKQARSNSAQQLTANVSITARPFFEAVGFHVQAEQHPVVNGVVITNFHMTKDLVSRA; this is encoded by the coding sequence GTGGATATCTACGAAGCGCCCTCGAACGTTAGCATTCGCGCCTACCGAAGTGCAGACGCCGAGACGACCCTGCGCATCTTTCAAGAAGCAATCATGGTGACGGCCGCTGGTGACTATACCCGTGATCAGCTCAACGCTTGGGCTCGTCCCGATCAGCTTGACGTTACTGAGTGGGATCAATCAATGCTGCGCCGCAACAGCGTAGTGGCGAGCCTAGGAGGTCAGGTCGGGGGCTTCTCGGATGTCAGTAAGAACGGCTACATCGACATGCTGTATGTTTCGCCAGATTTCGCACGCAGAGGAGTACCCCGGGCGCTGATGGCTTTTTTGGAGAAGCAAGCGCGGAGCAATTCAGCGCAGCAACTCACCGCGAATGTGAGTATCACTGCCAGACCCTTCTTCGAAGCCGTAGGTTTTCACGTGCAGGCTGAACAACATCCTGTGGTCAATGGCGTGGTTATAACCAATTTCCACATGACAAAAGACCTCGTCTCGAGAGCCTGA
- a CDS encoding VOC family protein, with protein sequence MKLPQHHAISYIEFGVTDLAATKAFYEAAFGWEFNDYGPAYSGIKSPDGEGEVGGLNPRLEPSGAGPLVLLFSTDLDATVTAVQHAGGTIAAPPYEFPGGRRFEFLDPSGNRLGVYADQ encoded by the coding sequence ATGAAATTGCCCCAGCATCATGCCATCAGTTACATCGAGTTCGGGGTGACCGATCTCGCTGCGACCAAAGCCTTCTATGAGGCGGCCTTCGGGTGGGAGTTCAACGACTACGGTCCGGCATACAGCGGAATCAAGTCACCGGACGGGGAAGGTGAAGTAGGCGGTCTCAATCCTAGGCTCGAGCCTAGTGGCGCAGGTCCTCTTGTGTTGCTCTTTTCCACGGACCTGGATGCAACAGTCACGGCCGTACAGCACGCCGGAGGAACGATTGCGGCCCCGCCCTATGAGTTTCCAGGTGGGAGACGATTCGAGTTCCTCGATCCAAGTGGTAACCGCCTGGGGGTCTACGCAGATCAATAA
- a CDS encoding type 1 glutamine amidotransferase domain-containing protein, with protein sequence MTENLNGHTIAFVATNGVEQDELTSPWNAVKEAGATPVLISDKEDSITAMQGDWEHGDSFLVDRHISEAKAEDFDSLVLPGGTLNADTLRTNEDVLNFVRDFFSAKKPVASICHGPWLLINAGVVDGRTMTSVDKISIDLKNAGAKWVDQEVVVDNGLTTSRNPGDLEAFNAKLIEEAAEGKHSKQTT encoded by the coding sequence ATGACTGAGAATCTGAACGGACATACCATCGCATTTGTTGCCACCAACGGCGTGGAACAGGACGAGCTGACTTCCCCATGGAATGCCGTGAAAGAAGCCGGAGCCACCCCGGTGCTGATATCGGATAAGGAAGACAGCATCACCGCCATGCAGGGCGACTGGGAGCACGGCGACTCGTTCCTTGTCGACCGGCACATCAGCGAGGCCAAAGCCGAAGACTTCGACTCCCTCGTACTACCGGGTGGCACCCTGAACGCAGATACTCTGCGCACCAATGAAGACGTCCTGAATTTCGTGCGTGATTTCTTCTCGGCTAAAAAACCGGTCGCATCCATCTGCCACGGTCCCTGGCTGCTCATCAACGCCGGCGTCGTCGATGGACGGACGATGACCAGCGTCGACAAAATCTCCATTGATCTCAAAAACGCTGGGGCGAAATGGGTGGACCAGGAAGTGGTCGTCGACAACGGGCTAACAACTTCCCGAAACCCCGGCGATCTTGAGGCATTCAATGCCAAGCTCATTGAGGAAGCAGCTGAAGGTAAGCACAGCAAGCAAACCACCTAA
- a CDS encoding SDR family oxidoreductase: MKIVVLGATGTIGAKITEHLQTTGHEVVQASRSRGVDAATGEGLHDAFTGANAVIDCLNIETLSEKKAVRFFSKTSHNVVRVARRTGLTHVLCVGIAGAADPKVNAANGYYKGKAVQEKIYQASGLPVTVIHSTQWFELIDNLVRRASVGPVTLLPTMRMAPVAADSVARLVADCAVADPPSGVQRVAIRGPEITTGVDMAQAILAAHGRVGGRRPRILKQVPFLGKATATGGLIPQDTIVDDITLEAWLGMASSPT; the protein is encoded by the coding sequence ATGAAGATCGTCGTTCTCGGAGCTACCGGCACTATCGGAGCAAAGATCACCGAGCATCTACAAACCACCGGTCACGAGGTTGTCCAAGCCAGCCGCAGTCGTGGGGTCGATGCCGCCACGGGGGAGGGACTTCACGACGCATTCACCGGGGCTAACGCCGTAATCGATTGTCTCAACATCGAAACCCTCAGCGAGAAGAAGGCCGTCCGCTTTTTCTCGAAAACCTCTCACAACGTGGTGAGAGTAGCGCGGCGGACGGGTCTTACTCACGTGCTGTGCGTCGGGATTGCTGGTGCTGCGGATCCGAAAGTCAACGCGGCAAACGGCTATTACAAGGGGAAAGCAGTTCAAGAGAAGATCTACCAGGCTTCAGGCCTGCCTGTGACGGTCATTCATTCGACCCAATGGTTTGAGCTCATTGATAACTTGGTACGGCGCGCCTCCGTGGGGCCGGTTACGCTGTTGCCAACGATGCGCATGGCCCCGGTCGCGGCAGATTCCGTGGCTCGTCTTGTCGCAGACTGCGCGGTGGCTGATCCTCCGAGCGGTGTACAGCGGGTCGCAATACGAGGCCCCGAGATCACCACCGGGGTCGATATGGCTCAGGCGATCCTCGCTGCTCATGGTCGCGTCGGAGGTCGACGTCCACGCATACTCAAACAGGTGCCATTTCTCGGCAAAGCGACGGCGACCGGCGGCCTTATACCCCAAGACACCATCGTGGATGACATCACACTGGAAGCCTGGCTTGGGATGGCGTCGAGCCCCACCTGA